The Apibacter raozihei genome contains a region encoding:
- a CDS encoding TolC family protein, with protein sequence MKNFFYYLYEQGSYYKHRLSMWILAISSCIISLNANYLKGQVFLEEYLKEGLNNNESIKQQTFLLKKNMYSLKEARALFFPTLSLEGNYSYAKGGRAIELPIGDLLNPIYSTLNELSTSAQFSEVNNISEQLNPKNYYDSKIRWSLPIINSEIYYNQKIQKSAFNMQQLELQIYKRELVKDIKIAYYQFCQMTEEINIYENGVKLAKEGSRINESMFKNGKVNRSVVLRSENEVSKNEENLFSAKLKLKNTQAYFNFLLNKPFDSHISFIDFEISDINKDEINEDSLGEREELQKLDFASKIYNYENQSAKSYYLPKMNAFFDIGSQGIDWRFNQNTRYYMVGVSLIWKLSLGGEELYKIKKSKANLEIIKSKQDEAERQLKLQLLTAINSYKEVVNSFYAIQKRLSAAQKYYKEVEKQFKEGMALYIEFLDAQNQFINTNLLYNISYYDIKIKYAEVERASASINLSNY encoded by the coding sequence ATGAAAAATTTTTTTTACTACCTATATGAACAAGGTTCATATTATAAACATAGATTATCTATGTGGATTTTAGCAATTTCAAGTTGTATTATTTCATTAAATGCTAATTACTTGAAAGGTCAGGTATTTTTGGAAGAATACCTGAAAGAAGGGCTTAATAATAATGAAAGTATAAAGCAGCAAACTTTTCTTTTAAAAAAAAATATGTATTCGCTAAAAGAAGCTCGTGCTCTATTTTTTCCAACTTTATCACTTGAAGGAAATTATTCTTACGCGAAAGGAGGCAGAGCTATAGAACTACCCATAGGAGATTTACTAAATCCTATTTATTCTACGTTAAATGAACTCTCTACCAGTGCGCAATTTTCAGAGGTAAATAATATTAGTGAACAACTCAATCCAAAAAACTATTATGACAGTAAAATCAGATGGTCTCTTCCCATAATTAATTCGGAAATCTACTACAATCAAAAGATTCAAAAATCAGCTTTTAACATGCAACAACTAGAATTACAAATATATAAGAGAGAGCTGGTAAAAGATATTAAAATAGCTTATTACCAATTTTGTCAGATGACAGAAGAAATAAATATATATGAGAATGGAGTAAAACTAGCAAAAGAGGGATCACGAATAAATGAATCTATGTTCAAAAATGGTAAAGTAAATAGATCAGTAGTGTTGAGATCAGAAAATGAAGTAAGCAAAAATGAAGAAAATTTATTTTCAGCAAAACTAAAATTAAAAAATACTCAGGCTTATTTTAACTTTTTACTAAACAAACCTTTTGATAGTCATATTAGCTTCATTGATTTCGAAATTTCAGATATAAATAAGGATGAAATTAATGAAGATAGCTTAGGAGAAAGAGAAGAACTTCAAAAACTTGATTTTGCCAGTAAAATATACAACTATGAGAACCAGAGTGCAAAAAGCTATTATCTACCTAAAATGAACGCTTTTTTTGATATAGGTTCGCAAGGTATCGATTGGAGATTTAATCAAAATACTCGCTATTATATGGTGGGAGTATCACTAATTTGGAAATTGTCATTAGGAGGAGAAGAACTATATAAAATAAAAAAGTCCAAAGCAAATTTGGAAATAATAAAATCAAAGCAAGATGAAGCAGAAAGGCAGCTTAAGCTACAACTATTGACAGCTATAAACTCATATAAAGAAGTCGTCAACAGTTTTTATGCTATACAAAAACGACTATCAGCAGCTCAAAAGTACTATAAAGAAGTTGAAAAGCAATTTAAAGAAGGAATGGCATTATATATAGAATTTCTTGATGCACAAAATCAATTTATCAATACGAATCTGTTATACAATATCTCGTATTACGATATAAAAATAAAATACGCTGAAGTAGAGAGAGCTAGTGCCAGTATTAACTTATCAAACTATTAA
- a CDS encoding efflux RND transporter periplasmic adaptor subunit, translating to MKKIEIIIFPVIMLLFTACARNKDQHKADFKENMETIPVKIIGIEKKSIIPEIKAYGIIKTQEDVKMSFNMNGRIKRMYARQGEYVRKGQLLAELELTELMAQVDQATESYNKAVRDFKRLQNLRTDSAATLEQIQNAETTMNIARESLKILAYNKAYTVIKAPENGVVLQKMNNEGEFVNAGSPVYMVSSEKNNEFIIKVSLTANERLLVAVGDYAEIELEGKLNNKFKGKVKHIAHNADYSTGLYTVDIQINQNSESISVGLFATVNIIPERSIAYYTLPLECLIEGNNKKGFVYVPKENKRVEKVELDIDFIDKGLFYFKKKPEYINTVIKEGAGFLSSGSRVSINQ from the coding sequence ATGAAAAAAATAGAAATTATAATATTTCCTGTTATTATGCTTTTATTTACTGCATGCGCCAGAAATAAAGATCAACACAAAGCAGATTTTAAGGAAAATATGGAAACAATTCCTGTTAAAATTATAGGTATAGAGAAGAAAAGTATAATTCCTGAAATTAAAGCTTATGGAATAATAAAAACACAAGAAGATGTAAAGATGTCTTTTAATATGAATGGAAGAATAAAGCGGATGTATGCAAGACAAGGAGAGTATGTACGAAAAGGACAACTCTTGGCAGAGTTGGAGCTTACAGAATTAATGGCACAAGTTGATCAGGCAACTGAAAGTTATAACAAGGCGGTCAGAGATTTCAAACGACTTCAGAATTTAAGAACAGATTCAGCAGCTACTCTTGAACAGATACAAAATGCTGAAACAACCATGAATATAGCTCGCGAATCTTTAAAAATATTAGCATATAATAAAGCGTATACAGTGATAAAAGCACCGGAAAATGGAGTTGTTTTACAAAAGATGAATAATGAAGGAGAGTTTGTTAATGCTGGGAGTCCAGTTTATATGGTGAGCTCTGAAAAAAATAATGAATTTATTATAAAAGTTTCCTTAACAGCCAACGAACGTTTGTTAGTAGCAGTTGGAGATTATGCAGAGATAGAATTGGAAGGAAAATTGAATAATAAATTTAAGGGTAAAGTTAAACATATTGCCCATAATGCAGATTATTCCACAGGTTTATATACTGTAGATATTCAAATAAACCAAAATTCCGAAAGCATATCCGTAGGGTTGTTTGCTACAGTAAATATTATTCCGGAAAGATCAATTGCCTATTACACTTTACCCCTTGAATGTTTAATAGAGGGTAACAATAAGAAAGGTTTTGTATATGTACCCAAAGAAAACAAAAGGGTTGAAAAAGTAGAACTGGATATAGACTTCATTGATAAAGGCTTATTTTATTTCAAAAAAAAGCCGGAGTATATTAATACAGTAATAAAAGAAGGTGCAGGATTTTTATCCTCCGGTTCCAGGGTGTCAATTAACCAATAA
- a CDS encoding efflux RND transporter permease subunit, producing the protein MNSFLKFFLERSSLTLLIVLGILALGWTTLNNMPRSEDPEIKYAYYVIVTAMPGAMPNEIQERIVKPIEDRFYELEDVKEIKAQIWSDIAVTTIEYKYGVDGDSKYQEVVREMEIVRNQKLPNNAYILSIEHFKNSDVNIFQLALQSKGADYKELEKYAVKLKDVLRTVEGLKNIKTHGYPEQEIRVELDINKIANYHIPVSQIINYLKRESFNISAGNVVSGNSVFSVKAGNKYQSVEQIANTIVYTKNKTNLKLKDIATVKRTYKEEDHIIRLNGLQSALVTASLKEGYNIVSVADEAKDKISSFEKNLPDTIKLETNFDQSSSVEKRLKQLGGDFIIALFLVIITLLPLGFRSTLVVIISIPLSLAIALVALNLLGYNLNQLSIVGLIISLGILVDDSIVVNENIERTVRSGLPLKKAILTSTHQISFAVIGVTATLIIAFMPIVFLPEGTGEFIRSLPMAVILAVSASLFVSLAIVPFLSSKILTDKTNPQGNIFLRAVKKGIDLTYSKIIRISLKYPVRAALSVMLITLLGFSVVPMMGFSLFPKSDKPQFYMEIETTPNSSLEYTNLKAKEVEKALATEKDIQYFTTNVGKGNPRVYYNVNPMQTMNNYAEIFVQCYEDISVEEKTEIIKRLRKKLENVSDSKIRIKEYEQGPALEAPTAIRLYGENIDTLQAYSVKIEDIIKKVEGTNYVQNPILITKTGLQIIINKEKAALLGVNPTNIDLAVQMAIAGIDAGEIELEYVENKSGIRLTLPRNKQQTAEVFDKIYIQSDTGESIPFQSVATIVFEKTPSTLTRINKEQYTLITASAIEGYLYDNINNEIIEKLNTLDLPNGYRWSAAGEKENQQRAFNGFGIVLIISFIAFISALILEFKNFKSILIVLSVIPLGIMGGIWALFITGHPLSFISMVGFIALIGIEIKNSILLVDYTHYLRKEEKMSVTDAVAHAGEVRFIPIFLTTMTAVAGMIPLVIQYSPLYSPLALVIIGGLISSLLLSRILTPVLYKLLSPALEKE; encoded by the coding sequence ATGAATTCATTTTTAAAATTTTTCTTAGAAAGAAGTTCTCTGACTTTGCTTATTGTTTTAGGAATCTTAGCTTTAGGATGGACAACGTTGAACAACATGCCCAGAAGTGAAGATCCTGAAATCAAATATGCTTATTATGTTATAGTTACAGCAATGCCGGGAGCAATGCCTAATGAAATTCAGGAACGAATTGTAAAACCGATAGAAGATCGTTTTTACGAACTGGAGGATGTGAAAGAAATTAAAGCTCAGATATGGAGTGATATTGCAGTTACTACTATAGAATATAAATACGGAGTTGATGGAGATAGTAAATATCAGGAAGTTGTAAGAGAAATGGAGATTGTTAGAAATCAAAAACTTCCGAATAATGCATACATCCTTAGCATCGAACATTTTAAAAACAGTGATGTCAATATTTTTCAACTGGCCTTACAATCCAAAGGAGCAGATTATAAAGAATTAGAAAAATATGCTGTAAAGTTAAAAGATGTTTTAAGAACAGTAGAGGGTCTTAAAAATATAAAAACTCACGGTTATCCTGAGCAGGAAATAAGAGTTGAGCTTGATATTAATAAAATTGCCAATTATCATATTCCGGTCTCTCAAATTATTAATTATTTAAAACGTGAAAGTTTTAATATATCAGCAGGTAACGTAGTATCGGGAAATTCAGTTTTTAGTGTAAAAGCAGGTAATAAATATCAATCAGTAGAGCAGATAGCCAATACCATAGTTTATACTAAAAATAAGACAAACCTAAAGCTTAAAGATATTGCAACCGTAAAAAGAACATATAAAGAAGAAGACCACATAATCAGGCTTAATGGTCTGCAATCGGCTTTGGTTACAGCATCATTAAAAGAAGGGTATAATATAGTATCAGTCGCAGATGAAGCAAAAGATAAAATATCCTCCTTTGAAAAAAACTTACCAGATACCATTAAACTTGAAACAAACTTTGATCAATCGAGTAGTGTGGAAAAAAGATTAAAACAGTTGGGTGGTGATTTTATAATTGCTCTTTTTTTGGTAATAATAACTCTTCTGCCTTTAGGCTTCAGATCTACGTTGGTTGTTATTATATCCATTCCTCTGTCATTAGCAATAGCTTTAGTAGCTTTAAACCTGTTAGGATACAATCTTAATCAATTAAGTATTGTAGGATTGATTATTTCACTGGGTATATTGGTAGATGATTCCATTGTTGTTAACGAGAATATTGAAAGGACGGTACGTTCTGGTCTACCTTTAAAAAAAGCTATTTTAACCAGTACCCATCAAATATCTTTTGCTGTGATAGGAGTTACGGCTACCTTGATTATAGCATTTATGCCTATAGTTTTTTTACCCGAAGGCACCGGTGAATTTATAAGATCATTGCCTATGGCAGTAATCCTGGCGGTGTCAGCTTCCTTATTTGTATCCCTGGCCATTGTCCCGTTTCTTTCAAGTAAAATATTAACAGATAAAACTAATCCTCAAGGCAACATATTTTTGAGAGCCGTAAAAAAAGGAATAGATTTAACCTATAGTAAAATCATCAGAATTTCTTTAAAATATCCCGTACGGGCAGCTCTTTCAGTCATGCTTATTACTCTTTTAGGTTTTTCTGTTGTTCCCATGATGGGATTTTCACTATTCCCTAAATCGGATAAACCCCAATTTTATATGGAAATTGAAACAACTCCAAATTCATCATTGGAATACACAAATTTAAAAGCCAAAGAAGTTGAAAAAGCCTTAGCAACAGAAAAAGACATTCAATATTTTACCACTAATGTAGGAAAGGGTAATCCCAGAGTTTATTACAATGTCAATCCTATGCAGACTATGAATAATTATGCTGAGATATTTGTTCAATGCTATGAAGATATTTCCGTAGAGGAAAAAACTGAAATTATAAAAAGACTGCGAAAGAAATTAGAAAATGTATCAGATAGTAAAATCAGAATAAAAGAATATGAACAAGGACCCGCATTAGAAGCACCAACTGCTATACGGCTATATGGAGAGAATATAGATACACTACAGGCATATTCGGTTAAAATTGAAGATATAATAAAAAAGGTTGAAGGTACTAACTATGTTCAAAATCCAATACTGATAACAAAGACAGGCTTACAAATTATTATAAACAAAGAAAAAGCAGCTCTGTTGGGAGTTAACCCTACCAATATAGATCTTGCGGTACAAATGGCAATTGCCGGAATTGATGCCGGAGAAATTGAGTTGGAATATGTAGAAAATAAATCAGGTATAAGATTGACTTTACCCCGAAACAAACAACAAACTGCCGAAGTATTTGACAAAATATACATCCAATCTGATACTGGAGAATCAATTCCCTTTCAATCTGTAGCAACTATAGTTTTTGAAAAAACTCCAAGTACACTTACACGTATCAACAAAGAACAATATACCCTTATTACAGCTTCTGCTATAGAAGGATACTTATATGATAATATAAACAATGAAATTATTGAAAAACTAAATACGTTAGATTTACCAAACGGTTATAGATGGTCAGCTGCAGGAGAAAAAGAAAATCAACAAAGAGCATTTAACGGTTTTGGCATAGTGTTGATTATTTCTTTTATAGCTTTTATATCAGCCTTGATTTTAGAATTTAAAAATTTTAAATCCATTCTTATTGTATTATCTGTTATTCCTTTAGGAATTATGGGAGGAATATGGGCACTATTTATTACGGGACACCCGCTCTCATTTATTTCAATGGTAGGTTTTATAGCTTTAATAGGTATTGAGATAAAAAACTCGATCCTTCTGGTTGATTATACCCACTACTTGAGAAAAGAAGAAAAAATGTCCGTCACAGATGCTGTTGCACATGCCGGTGAAGTTAGGTTTATACCTATATTTTTAACCACTATGACTGCTGTAGCCGGTATGATACCGCTTGTGATACAATACTCTCCATTATACAGTCCATTGGCATTAGTCATTATAGGGGGATTGATAAGCTCCTTATTATTATCACGCATTCTAACTCCAGTTTTGTATAAACTATTATCACCTGCCCTGGAAAAAGAATAA
- a CDS encoding multicopper oxidase domain-containing protein, protein MISKIYKIIPLFFFMSIYQLTAQKTVRYDLTITDTLVNYTGKNKKAFAVNGQIPMPTLRFTEGDTAVIYIHNNLKGKTTSLHWHGILLPNQYDGVDYLTSAPIKAGETVVYKFPIIQNGTYWYHSHTGLQEQDGMYGAFIIDKKDEKITYPEHTVLVTDWTNANSNDVLRRLYFHDDWAEIQKNKIQKGVTQSYLEAIQQGHLGTKIKNEWKRMSAMDVSDVYYDQIQINGKQEDTIKVNHNKRVKLRIINGGSSSYFWVTYSGGKMQVVAADGKDVEPVTVDRFIMGNGETYDVWVEVPDDSMSYELLATTEDRTRTASLWVGNGGHKMPAERLKPLKYFEGMKMMNGMMKMNGNLDPMGMKMGMQKMDMNQVMYPEIKNNSGGHSGHGDHAMGMNMNMEGEDSKNEHSGHTMNHESMHTTTQKNTNPVTLNYSMLKSPVVTTLPEGPVKELRFELTGNMDRYVWSLNNKTISEADKIVIKKGEKVRIVLYNNTMMRHPLHLHGHFFRILNGQGEYSPLKHTLDIMPMETDTIEFEANESGDWIFHCHILYHMMSGMGRVFSYENSPQNPQLPDSAMSWKMFSMMDKMKRFSIQNEFSSGGNTGKLMLENKRWALQSEWKLAYQSDPGYEAEVRLGRYIGKMQWFMPYIGYNWNHTSSEREKNIFGQRQNRQTINDLTIGFRYLLPMLVRLDASVSPTSGQVRVKLEKEDVVVSPRLRMDLSLDDHLEFTTRMRYLLTKYISVSGYYDSEWKWGAGLQFRY, encoded by the coding sequence ATGATATCCAAAATATATAAAATTATTCCGCTGTTTTTTTTCATGAGCATCTACCAGCTTACTGCACAAAAAACAGTACGTTACGACTTAACCATTACAGATACCCTGGTTAATTATACAGGGAAAAATAAAAAAGCCTTTGCCGTTAACGGGCAAATACCTATGCCTACACTTAGATTTACGGAAGGAGATACTGCAGTTATATACATACATAACAACCTGAAAGGAAAAACTACCTCGTTGCACTGGCATGGTATATTGCTACCCAACCAATACGATGGTGTAGACTATCTGACATCAGCTCCTATTAAAGCAGGAGAAACGGTTGTTTATAAATTCCCGATTATTCAGAACGGTACTTATTGGTATCACTCTCATACCGGATTACAGGAGCAGGACGGAATGTATGGCGCTTTTATCATTGATAAAAAGGATGAAAAAATTACCTATCCGGAACATACGGTTCTTGTTACTGACTGGACCAATGCTAATTCCAATGATGTTTTACGCAGGTTGTATTTTCACGATGACTGGGCTGAAATACAGAAAAATAAAATACAAAAAGGAGTTACTCAAAGTTATCTGGAAGCTATTCAACAAGGGCATTTGGGAACAAAAATAAAAAATGAGTGGAAAAGAATGAGTGCAATGGATGTTAGCGATGTTTATTATGACCAGATACAAATCAATGGAAAACAAGAAGATACTATCAAAGTAAATCATAATAAAAGAGTTAAATTACGAATTATTAACGGAGGCTCCTCTTCCTATTTCTGGGTTACGTATTCCGGAGGTAAAATGCAGGTGGTTGCTGCCGACGGTAAAGATGTGGAACCGGTAACGGTAGACCGTTTTATTATGGGAAATGGAGAAACTTATGATGTATGGGTAGAAGTTCCGGATGATTCTATGTCGTATGAACTATTAGCTACTACTGAAGATCGTACCCGTACAGCTTCTCTTTGGGTTGGTAACGGAGGCCATAAAATGCCGGCTGAACGATTGAAACCGCTCAAATATTTTGAAGGAATGAAAATGATGAACGGTATGATGAAAATGAATGGAAACCTGGATCCTATGGGAATGAAAATGGGAATGCAAAAGATGGATATGAATCAGGTGATGTATCCCGAAATTAAAAATAACTCAGGCGGACATTCCGGTCATGGCGATCATGCTATGGGGATGAACATGAATATGGAGGGTGAAGATTCAAAAAATGAGCATTCAGGGCATACTATGAATCATGAATCTATGCATACCACTACTCAAAAAAATACTAATCCGGTTACATTAAACTATTCAATGCTTAAATCTCCTGTAGTTACTACACTGCCTGAAGGTCCTGTAAAAGAATTGCGTTTTGAACTCACCGGTAACATGGATCGGTATGTGTGGTCGCTAAACAATAAAACCATATCTGAAGCTGATAAAATAGTTATAAAGAAAGGAGAGAAGGTAAGAATTGTATTATATAATAATACCATGATGAGGCATCCGCTTCATTTGCATGGGCACTTCTTCCGGATTTTAAATGGTCAGGGTGAATATTCTCCCTTAAAACATACGCTGGATATTATGCCCATGGAAACCGATACGATTGAATTTGAAGCTAATGAATCCGGAGACTGGATTTTCCACTGTCATATATTATATCATATGATGAGTGGAATGGGTAGGGTATTCAGCTATGAAAATTCACCGCAAAACCCTCAGCTTCCTGATTCTGCCATGTCCTGGAAAATGTTTTCCATGATGGATAAAATGAAACGGTTCAGCATACAAAATGAATTTAGCAGCGGAGGTAATACAGGGAAATTAATGCTGGAAAATAAAAGATGGGCTTTACAATCGGAATGGAAACTTGCCTATCAATCCGATCCAGGCTATGAAGCAGAAGTTCGTTTAGGGAGGTATATAGGCAAAATGCAATGGTTTATGCCGTATATAGGATACAATTGGAATCATACAAGTTCCGAAAGAGAAAAAAATATATTCGGACAGAGGCAAAACAGACAAACCATCAATGACCTGACCATAGGTTTTCGTTATCTTCTTCCGATGCTGGTGCGTTTAGATGCCAGCGTTTCACCAACCAGCGGGCAGGTTAGAGTTAAGCTGGAAAAAGAAGATGTGGTAGTAAGTCCCCGGCTGCGTATGGACTTGTCTTTAGATGATCACCTTGAATTTACCACGCGTATGCGTTATTTACTAACCAAATATATTTCAGTTTCCGGTTACTATGACAGTGAATGGAAATGGGGAGCAGGGTTGCAGTTCAGATATTAA